From the Phyllobacterium sp. T1293 genome, the window ATGCTCTGTCCTGCCCTCAGCCGGTCCGCCGTTGTCGGCAGGATAAATTTCGGCTGGCGGTTGGAACCGTCCTGACACAGGCGCTGGATCGTGTCGCCAATCTTCGGGTTGGAAAAGCGCCGGTCGATCAGGTCGTAATATTCCTCGAAGGTAATGCCGGGCACCGGTGGCAAAACCGGAATGATCTCTTCACGTTCCAGTTTGCCGAGAAAGCCACGGATCAACGGCTCTTCCATCGCCTCATGGACGAAATGGATATCCATCAGCGCAGCCGGATAGGCAATGGTTGCATGGCCGCCATTGAGAATGCGGATTTTCATCAATTCATACGGCGCAACGTCCTGCACAAAGGTAACGCCGACCTTTTCCAGTGCCGGGCGGCCCGTGGGGAAATGGTCCTCAAGCACCCATTGCTTGAAAGGCTCACAGAAAACCGGCCAATTATCCTCGACACCGAAATCGTCCGCAAGCATTCCGCGCTCGCGGTCAGAGGTTGCCGGTGTGATGCGGTCAACCATGCTGTTCGGGAAAGCAACATTCTCCTTCACCCATTCGGCAAGGTCCGCATCGACAAGCGCGGCAAGGCCGCTGATGGCGTCGCTGGTGACATGGCCATTGCCCGGAATGTTGTCGCAGGACATGACGGTAAACGGTGCCGTGCCCTCAGTGCGGCGACGGATCAGCCCAGCCAGTATGAGGCCGAAAACCGTCTTGGGATCACTGATATTGGCGGCATCGGCAACGATTGCAGGATGCTGCGGGTTGAACACACCCGACGCCGGATCGATGAAATAGCCGCCTTCGGTGATGGTCAGTGACACGATCCGGATTTTGGGATCGGCAAGACGCGCAATGGTATTTTCCGTTTCACCCGGCTTCAGATAATCGATCATCGACCCGGTGACATGCGCCGTGCGATGACCGCTGTCCTGTTCGACCACGGTCGTCAGCCAGTCCTGTTCTTTCAGCTTCTGGCGCATTGTTTCATCGGAAGCCAGAACACCGGCACCGATGATGGCCCAATCATGATCGCTGCCCGCATTAAAGAGATCATCGAGATAGACAGCCTGATGGGCGCGATGGAAATTGCCAATACCGAAATGAATGATACCGGCGGTCAAATCGGCCTTGTCGTAGCCGGGTACGGCGACATTGGCGGGAAGCTGCGGCAACGCGCTTCTGGAGAGTTTAACAGTCATCGGGCTTAACCCCTTCTTTCAAATGAAGATGCGCCTGCGCCCATTTTTCAGGGCGCAATTCCGCCTAGTTCATCCAGTTGCCGCCATCGACATTATATGTCTGCGCAACCACGTAATCGCTGTCACTGCTGGCAAGGAAAACAGCCATGCCGGTCAGGTCCTCAGCCGTACCCATGCGGCCATAGGGAACCGCCTCGCCAACCAGACGCTTTTTCTCGCCAAGTGGCCGGTTTTCATATTTGGCGAAGAGCGCATCGACCCCTACCCAATGTTCGCCATCGACAACACCCGGCGCAATCGCGTTGACATTGATCCTGTGCTTGATGAGATCCTGCCCGGTCGACTGGGTGAGGCTGATAACGGCGGCCTTTGTTGCGCAATAGATCGCAACCAGCGCTTCGCCGCGACGGCCAGCCTGACTTGCCATATTGATGATCTTGCCACCCTTGCCGCGCGCAATCATCGCTTTCGCCACAGCCTGGAGCGTGAAGAGCGTGCCGGAGAAGTTCACCGCAAAAAGCTTGTCATAGCTCGCACGGGTGATCTCGACCGTCGGCGACATATCGAACAGCGCCGCATTGTTGATCAGGATGTCGATCCCGCCGAACGTGTCGACGGTTTCCTTGACAGCGGCATCAATGGACGCCTGATCCGTTACATCAAGTCGAACCGCATAGGCACCGTTACCGAGTTCCGACGCGGTTTCCTGTGCCCGCTTCAGATCAATATCGGCAATCACCACATGGGCGGCGCCTTCCTTGAGATAGGCTTCCGCGAAGGCACGGCCGATGCCCCGCGCCGATCCCGTGATGAACGCCGTCTTGCCTGCCAGTCTGCTCATTTCAAATCACCTGTCCGTCCGCGCCAAATCGATGAAGCCGCGCCGCATCCGGCGTAAGGAAAATCGGCTGGCCATGTTTTGTGTCAAAATCGCCATCGGTCCGCACGGTCACCTGACCGATACCGTCGACGTGGGTATGAATGAAGGTGTCAGAACCAAGATGCTCGGTCACACCGACCTTGCCCTTCCACGCGCCTTCCGTTGTCGAAATGCGGATATGCTCCGGGCGAACGCCCAGCGTCGTCGCCTTGTGCCTGGCGGCTTCCGCGCCTTCAATAAGGTTCATGCGCGGTGAACCAATAAAGCCCGCAACGAAGACGTTCTTCGGGCTTCGATAAAGCTCCATCGGCGAGCCAACCTGCTCAATGCGTCCGGCATTCAGCACCACGATCTTGTCAGCCATGGTCATGGCCTCCACCTGATCGTGGGTCACGTAAATCATGGTTGTTTTCAGCTGATGGTGGAGATCGCTGATCTCCAGCCGCATATTGCCACGCAGCGCCGCATCGAGATTGGACAGCGGCTCGTCAAACAGAAACGCTTTTGGCTGGCGGACAATCGCCCGGCCGATGGCAACGCGCTGACGCTGACCGCCCGACAATTGTCCCGGACGGCGGTCCAGATAATTGGTCAGATTGAGGATATGCGCCGCGTCCTTGACCTTCTTGTCGATGGCGGACTTTTCCTGCCCGTCCATTTTCAGCGGGAAGGCAATGTTGCCGTAAACGGTCATATGCGGATAGAGCGCATAGGACTGGAACACCATGGACAGGCCCCGCTTGGCCGGAGCCGCGCTCGACATATCCTTGCCGTCAATGATGATGCGCCCGCCGCTCAGGTCCTCAAGACCGGCAATCATGCGCAGGAGCGTGGACTTGCCGCAGCCGGACGGACCGACGAACACAACAAACTCACCATCATTGATTTCAAGATCGATTTCAGGAATGACCGAGGTGGTTCCAAATGACTTCGATACTTTTTCGAGTGTAATGCTTCCCATAATATTTTTCCAATCTCTATTGGCTACGCCAAAGGCCGAAATCTATTTCACAGCGCCAAACGTCAGGCCGCGCACCAGTTGCTTTTGCGAGAACCAGCCCATGATGAGGATGGGGGCAATCGCCATGGTGGATGCGGCAGATAGCTTGGCCCAGAACAAACCTTCGGGGCTTGAGTAGGATGCGATGAACTGTGTGAGCGGCGCTGCATTGGAAGTCGTCAGGTTCAGCGTCCAGAAGGCTTCGTTCCATGCCAGAATGATATTGAGCAGCATGGTCGAGGCGATACCGGGCACAGCCATGGGCGTGAGCACATAGATGATTTCCTTCATCAGCGATGCGCCATCCATGCGCGCCGCTTCGAGAATTTCGCCGGGAATTTCCTTGAAGTAGGTGTAGAGCATCCAGACGATGATCGGCAGATTGATCAGGGTCAGCACCCCAACGAGGCCGATGCGCGTATCGAGCAATCCCCAGTCGCGGAAGATGAGATAGAGCGGCACCAGCACACCGACAGAAGGCATCATCTTGGTGGACAGCATCCACATCAAAATGTCCTTGGTGCGCTTTGTCGGCGAGAACGCCATCGCCCATGCGGCCGGAATGGCAAGCGCCAGACCAATCAGCGTTGATCCGACCGAGATCACCACGGAATTGCTGAAATGTTTGAAGTAGTTGGAGCGGCTCTGTACCTCGTGGTAATTTTCCAGCGTCCAGTCAAAGAACAGGAACTGCGGCGGCGTTGCGATAGCCGTGCCTTCCGTCTTGAAGCTGGTCAGGAACGTCCACAGGATCGGGAAGAAGATCAGAAAGCCGATCGTCCAGCCGATAACCGTAAAGATGACCTTGCTGCGTGTTGTCGTTGAGCGGGCCATGATCAGAGCCCTTTCTGGCCATATTGGCCGTATTCTGTTTCACGGATGGCGAGACAATCCGCGCGGAAGGTGGCGAGGCCGATGTGGTTCATCGGACGAAGATGCCTGACAAAGCGGGTGTCAGCCAGCCGGAAACCCGAAGGGACGGGGCTTGTTGCGCCAATTCCGGCGCAAAACCACTCGCCGGCACGAAGAGTGCGGGACTTCCTGTCTTTGCTTGATCTTGTCACAACATGCCTCCGTCAGAATTGGTCAATATGGTCAGAAAGGGCTCTTACCTCTCCAGGTTCTTGCCGATAAGGCGAATGAGGAAGAAGGCAACGATGTTGGCAAGAACCACCGCCACGATACCGCCAGCGGAAGCGCCACCCACATCGAACTGCAAAAGTGCCTGCATATAGATGAGATACGGAATATTGGTTGTCTGGATGCCGGGTCCGCCATTGGTGGTAACAAGAATTTCGGCGAAGACACTGAGCAGGAAGATTGTCTGGATCAGGATCACAACCGTGATCGCCCGTGAAAGATGCGGCAGCACCAGATAAATGAAGCGCGAGATCGCCCCGGCGCCGTCCATTTCAGCCGCTTCCTTCTGCTCGCCATCCAGTGATTGCAGGGCGGTCAACAGAATGAGCGTGGCGAAGGGCAGCCATTGCCAGGCGACAATGAGAATGATCGAGAACATCGGCACCTGCGCAAACCAGTCGATCGGCTGGAAGCCGAACAGCCGGGCAATCCATGCGAAGAGCCCGTTGACCGGATGCATCAGCATGTTCTTCCACACCAGCGCCGACACCGTCGGCATGACGAAGAACGGCGCGATGACCAGAAGCCGGACGATACCCTGTCCGAAGAAAGGCTGATCCAGCACCAGCGCCAGCATAATGCCGCCAATAACAGTGATGAGCAGCGTGCCGCCCACCAGAACCAGCGTATTGCCAAGCGCGGTGAAGAATGCCGGGTCGGTCAGAAAGTACTGATAGTTGAGAAAGCCGATAAATTCCTCGGTTCCCGGCATTAACAGATTGTAGCGCAGGAACGAGAAATAGAGGGTCATGACAAGCGGCACGATCATCCAGAGAAAGAGCAGGATGACGGCGGGCGACATCATGATACGGGCTGTTGCACGTGTCTGAAGCGTAGCCATGGTCAGGTTCCGATACAGTTTGTGAAAACCGAGAATCCAAATACCCTAAAGGAGGCCCGGGCGGCTTCTGACATTCGCGTCAGGAGCCGTCCGGAGCCAGGAGGATTCTACTTGATATAGCCGCCCTTTGTCATCTCACGCGTCGTGAGAGCCTGAGCGCCCTGCAAAGCCTGATCCACAGTCATGGAACCGGCAAGCGCAGCGGAGAACTGCTGGCCCACGGCGGTGCCCAGACCCTGGAATTCAGGGATGGCGACAAACTGGCCACCCGTATAGGGCACCGGCTTGATGGTTGGCTTGCTGGTGTTCGCGGCGGTCATCGCATCGAGCGTGATCTTGGCGAAAGGCGCGGCCTTCTGATATTCCGGATTGGCATAGAGCGAGGAGCGCGTGCCCGGAGGAACGTTCGCCCAGCCTTCCTTGCTGGCGACGAGTTCCGTATAGGCCTTGTCGGTTGCCCAGGAGACGAACTTCTGCGCGGCTTCCGCCTTCTTCGTGCCAGCCGGAACGCCAAGATTCCATGCCCACAGCCAGTTGCCATGGTTTTCAACGCCGCCGGTCGGGAAGAGCGCATAGCCCACCTTGTCAGCAACTTTCGATTCCTTCGGGTTGGTTACGAAGGACGCAGCCACGGTCGCATCGATCCAGATGCCGCATTTGCCTGTCTGAAACAGCGCAAGGTTTTCATTGAAGCCGTTGGAGGATGCGCCGGGAGGTCCAGCTTCCTTCATCAGGTCAACATAGAATTTCAGCGCATGCTTCCATTCCGGCTGGTCGAACTGCGGATGCCACTTTTCATCAAACCAGCGCGCGCCAAACGAGTTGGCGGTTGCAGTCAGGAGCGCCATGTTCTCGCCCCAGCCAGCCTTGCCGCGCAGGCAGATGCCATAAGTCTCGGTGGACTTGTCAGTCATCTTCTTCGCCGCATCGGCAATCTGGTCCCAGGTCGGCTTTTCCGGAATGGTCACACCGGCCTTTTCAGCCAGATCCTTGCGGTACATGACCATGGCGCTTTCGCCGTAGAATGGCGAGGCGTAGAGCTTGCCATCAACCGAAACCGCATCGCGGATCGCAGGCAGCAGATCGTCCTTGTTGTAATCCTTGGCAAGGCCATCGAGCGGCAGCAGCCAGCCCTGCTTGGCCCAGATAGGCACTTCATAAGTGCCGATGGTCATGATGTCGTACTGACCGCCCTTGGTGGCGATATCAGTGGTGACACGCTGGCGCAGCACGTTTTCTTCGAGCGTTACCCATTCCAGCTTGATGTCAGGATTTTTCTTGGTGAAATCATCGGTCAATTTCTGCATGCGAACCATGTCGCCATTGTTGACCGTGGCAATGGTCAGCGTCTCAGCCCATGACGTACTTGCGGCAAAGCTTGCCATAGCCAGAACCGACGCAGCGCCGAGCAGAAGCGTTCTCGTTAACATCTCATTCCTCCCGTGAATGTTATGAGCAATTGCTTGTCTTATGGGCAAATACTCACACAAATGCAAAACAAGTCAAGAGGCAATCGTTGTTGCGGCGCAGCATCGCGCCTTCAACCTGTGCGGAAAAAATGAAATTATATGGTCAGCAGCAACGCTTCGGCGGTTCGCTCGTCCGTGATCAAGCCATTGATAAGGTTGCCCTTTATCGCAGCTACAATACCCGGCAGCTTCTTCGCACCCTTGGCGATGGCAATCACCATTGCCGTCTCGCGCGAGGGGATATGCGCGCTGGCCACGCGGTCATTCGTAAGACCCTGAATGGCCACGCCGTCGCGATCAAACGCCCGTCCGACGATCTCGCACACGGCACCCGCCTGCCGCAAAGCCAGCAATTCAGCGCGGGAAATGAAGCCGTCAACATAGAGCGGCGCGTCGTCTTCGAGGTCGCCAATGCCGAGAAAAGCCACATCGGCCTGCGCCGATAATTCCAGCACCGGACGGATCATCGCCTGCGCATGCAGCAGCTCGCGCTCTTCGGGCGAGGAGGCGATGACCGGCAGCGGCATCGGGAACGAGCGCGCCTTGATCTTGTCGGCAATGTTGAAAATGACATTGTAAAAGGCGGCCGAACCATCGGGCGAAATATTGCCGGTGAGCGACACAACCTTGTGTTGCGGACAGTCAATGGGCGACAGAAGTTCAATCGCCGCTTTCAGCGTGCGGCCCGTGCCAATGCCCAGAATGATCGGCGCTTCGGATTTCAGCCAGCGCGTCATTTCCACCGCCGCCGCATCGGCCACACCCAGCGTGGTCGAGGACGATCCCGGATCAGTCGGCACCACCTCGACCATTTTCAGATCAAAGTGCTTTTTCAACTTCTCCGCGAGGTCAAGACAATGGGCGATGGGATGATCCAGCGTCACCTTCACCAGCCCTTCCGACATGGCCAGCGACACCATGCGCTGCGCCGACTGGCGGGATATGCCAAGCTTTGCCGCAATCTCGTCCTGCGTGTTGCCCGCGACATAATAGAGCCAACCGGCCCGCGCCGCATCATCGAGCCGCGATGTCGTAATCTCCGGCTTACTCATTTCCGGCCTGTCTGGAAGAGCCGGTGGCATCGTTGTTGCGTGGTTCGACGGGCTCACCATGAGGGAGAGTGGGGCTTGCCCCGCCGGCCTTATGTCCATCGGAATGGCCAAGATCGCGCTCGGGCCAAACGATATCGCGCACCTTCTGCTTGAGCACCTTTGCCTCGGGAAAACCACCATCGCGCTTGCGTTCCCAGATGAGATCATCCTCGACGCGGATTTCAAAAACACCGCCGGTGCCGGGGATCAGCGCCACTTCGCCCAGATCCGCGCCAAAGGTGGAGAGCAGTTCCTGCGCCATCCAGGCGGAACGGAGGAGCCAGCTGCATTGGGTGCAATAAAGGATGGTAATGCGCGGTTTGACTGTCATACCGGCTTCTTAGCATTTCCGCATCGGGATGTAAGCTCCCCGTTTACAGGGAGGGCTGCGGTGCTAGTACTTCGGTGTTGAGATAGGCCCTCACCCCCCTCTGTCCTGTCGGGCTACCGGGGGGTTAATGCTTGCAGAACCATCGTTGCGCCCTTCGACAAGCTCAGGATGAGGGAGAGTGAGGATTGCAGGGAGCCAAGTTCTGCAATCTTTGCACTGCAACACCTGTAATCTGAAATGTCGGCGATTATCTTTGCAATCCTCCCTCTCCCTCATCCTGAGCTTGTCGAAGGGCGCGACAATGGTTCTGCAACCACCCATTTTCAAAAAACTGTGCCAACTTATCCAACACCATCTCACCTCGCTTATTCTGATGGTGTCCTTTCCGGCGGGAATGCTCCGGAAACCTTCTGAAGTCAGGAAAGGATCGGTGATTTCATCTGCGGGGCTGTTAACCCTGCAGGGGAAGCGGTTTTATCTCAAAAGGGTAAAACCAGTCATCGGGACGGGTGATCCGGGAGTTTCTTGACAAAACAGGAAAATCTCCGGGGAACGCATGACTACACTACCAATACCAAGACTTCCGCGTTCCCCTTTGGATCGCCCGTCTTTCCCACCTTTCAATAGCCAGACGCAAAAGCGGGCGTGGTCATGAGGGAGGTATGTGGCTCTTTCTCAGAGGTGGAATTTACCAGAGCGTCACATACAGATCGTCCCAATCGGGATTGATGCTTTCGATCAGTTCGATCTTCCATTGGCGATACCAGCGCTTCAACGATTTCTCCCGCTGAATCGCATCGCCAATCCGCATATGCTCCTCATACCAGACAAGCCGTGTGCAACCATATTTCCATGCAAAACCGGGCGTATGTCCCTCGCGGTGCTGATAAATGCGTCCCTCAAGATCAGACGTCACGCCGATATAAAGCGTTCCCCGCTTATGATTTGTCAGAATGTAAACATACCCAGCCACGCCAAGTCTCCTTGGCGAATTTTGGATGGGACTGATGATTTCGTAAATTCGACGAAAGGTGGAGATGTAGAAAACATAGCGGCTCTTTCTTCGTACATCGCAGAGTATGCCTCCCTCCGCCATCCTTAGATGTCTCTCATCTCCGTCATTCTCGCCCCCTTTCCGTCATCCAAAAACATCCCCCATCTCCGTCATCCTCGCCCCTTTCTCCGTCATCTTAAAGCATCCTCCTCTCCGTCATCCTCGGGCTTGACCCGAGGACCCACCTCTAGAAACCTCTGGAATGCGCAGCACTTGGTGCAAATGAGGTGCTCCTCAGTCGTGGGTCCTCGGGTCAAGCCCGAGGATGACGGTAAAGGGAGAGAGGAGTGAGCCGCTCCACTTCACCCCGCTTCCCGGCGCTGCAACTCCCGGCGCACGCGCCGCCAGATACCCTGCTGGGGCACATCACAACGGCGCCATGCGCAGTCTTCCTCGATATAGGCCCGATGGGCGGCGCGCGGACCATGCTCTGCAATCAACTGATCGACCATCCCGTCGATTTTCTCCTTCGGGATCAAGCGCGGCTTTATGGAAAACTCCCACGCATCAAACAGAAAAATACCCCAGATGGGAGAGGTGAAAATCCCAAAAATGAACCATTCCGAAAAACAATACATAACCAAAGCTCTTAACAATAAGTAGTTTGCAATGGTTACATACTGTACCTAGACCAGCGGAATTTGCCAGAACATTTTGTTCCTATGGAACCACTCGCATCGAATCTCAAAAAGCGCGCAGCTGAACTCGGTATTTCCAACTCGGAAGCTGGCCGCCGGGCAGGTTTAAGTGAGCGAAGATATGGGCATTACATAGCCAATAGGCGCGAGCCTGATCTTGCAACGGTGGTTCGCATTGCCAAAGTCCTGGAAACGACACCGAACAAACTGTTGTCATTCGGGGAGGATGCGAATGACCCTGAACCAATTGAGCGGCAACGTATCCGGGCTGCCATCAGGGTACTGTTACCCGACGATCTTGAGACCGTTGCGATCATGGTCGAGGCTCTGGCAAGCAAGCGCTACAAGAGCGTGGAATAGATTATTGGCAGCATTAACATAATGCGTGGTTCGCCCTTCGGCAGGCTCAGGAAGCGCACCATGAGGGAGGGGGATGCAAGGCTGATTACAACGTCGCAGAACTTGGCTCCCCGCAATCCTTATCTCCGAAGACCACAGTGGCCCCATCCTCGGACCTCCCTCGCCGCCATCCCCGGATACATCCTTCACCGTCATCCCCGCATACATCCTTCACCGTCATCCTCGGGCTTGACCCGAGGACCCACGGCAAAGAAGCACACGCGCGTCGCCCCGGAGCATTCCAGCTATTTTTAAAGGTGGGTCCTCGGGTCAAGCCCGAGGATGACGGAGAGGTGCGTTGCAGGGAGCCAAGGTCTGCAACGTTGGCGATTATCGTTGCATCCTCACTCTCCCTCATGGTGAGCTTGTCGAACCACGAACCACGCCCCACAACCCCGTCGCCAACCCAGATCAGCGGCGGGTCATCTCGCGGGCAATGCGGGTAAAATCGGCCTGCTTGATGCCGATATCGGCGCGGTCTGCCGGGCTCATGGCATTCAGCAAAGCCATGGCATTGCGGAAATCCTGATCCTTACGCCGACGCCCGCGCGTGGTGAAATCAAATATGAAGCTCATTGGTGGTATCCGTGTCTCTGTTTTCTGGACACAGGATAGTTCCACCCATCCGGATTGTGCAGTGCAATATTGGAATGGCAGGTATGTTCAGCGCTCTTGACCGGATATTTGGCACCTAAACTAAGTAAAGCCACGGGCATTTATTGAGAGCTACTTGCAGTAACTATCTTTGTCGTATTGAGATGTAAATTCACAGAGGGGTGCGAATCAATGGCACATGCAAAACTACATATTGATTTAAATCAGGGCATTATAGATGCAGACGGTGACGAGACCTTCGTCCTTTCTGTCTACAACGACTTCAAAAATATCATTGTAAGTAAAGCGACCATACCAGCGGTCGTTAGTGTTGTTGAAAAAGCTGGACATCAAGACAATACATTGCAGTCAAATTCCAAAACAAAAAGCAAAACCAAAAAAACCATAAGTAAGAAAACAGCGGTGGGTACGGGGGAAGCGGTGGGAATCTCATCACATAAGCCATCGCTCGTAAAATCCCTAAACCTCTCCGATCTTACTGAATTCATTTCAAAATATGAACCAAAAAACAACGCAGACGCTATTTTACTTTTTACGAAATTCCTAGATGAAAAACTCTCAATAACGCCATGTACTGTTGATCAAATTTACACGTGCTTTCTGCACATAAAAAGGAAGATTCCGAAGGCTTTCGGACAGTCTTTTATTGATGCTCGAGGAAACTCCTACGGATACATTGACTTTACCAATACTGCTGACATCACGATAACCACAATTGGCCTGAACCGTATAAATCACGAGCTTGAAAAGTAAACTAACTCAAAATGTCAGCGGATCGTTTCTACAATTCACTCAAGAACGCGACTGAAATAAATGAGCGAGATCTTGTATCGTTCTTTGTTTATCACCTCACTGTCGAACTTGGGCATCGTGTTGCGACGTCAAAGGCGGTCGGAGAATGCTTTGCCGCCTGTGATCTAACCATCCCGAAGAGACTTTCCTCATATCTATCGGAAGGCGTGACAAACAAACCACAGAGATATGTAAAGGTGTTAACTGGTTATCGTCTTCAAAAGCAATTTGGTAACGAAATTTCTGAAGGATTGGGCTCAGCTCGCACGGTAACTCAAACGAGCGTAGAACTACGAAAACTGGAACACTCTTTACCTGAAGGGCCTAAAAAGAACTTTCTAACCGAGATGATCGACTGTTTTGAGATTAGTGCCAACCGCGCAGCTATAGTGATGTGCTGGATGCTCACAGTTGATCATATGTTTGACCATGTATTTAATCGTAAACTGGTGCAATTTAATATCGCATTAGCAGCAAACCCGCAGGGAAAACTGAAATGCATTAATTCCCGAGATGACCTATCCGAATTAAAGGAAGGCAAATTTATCGAATTATGTAGAACCGCCCTTATTATTTCTAATGATGTTAGAAAGATCTTAGAAGACGCTTTAGGTGCACGAAATTCATGTGCCCATCCATCAAATATTGTTGTTCCCCGCAGTAAGGTCATAGCCCTGATAGAAGACTTAATCCAGAATGTTGTACTTAAATACGACGATTGATTGCCTCTACCACCCCACCTGTTCGGCTTCGTCGACCGTCAGTGGTTTGATACCCGGTGCTAATGGCTCGGGTTTTTCATCCTGAATGACAGGGGCTGCAGGGGTGGGTTGCCGGGCCGTGGTGCAGGCGGCAACGCAGGCAAGAGTGCAGATAAGAAGCGTGCCAAAGGCAAACACCCGCGCCAAAGCGCGGGTGAGCCTGAAAACATCTGCCATGTCTGAAAAGCCGGTTTTCACGTTTTCCAGTAGGATCAGTTATCGCTCATCTTCAGGGCCTGAATAAAGGCTTCCTGCGGGATTTCGACCTTGCCGAACTGGCGCATGCGCTTTTTGCCTTCCTTCTGCTTTTCCAGAAGCTTGCGCTTGCGCGAGACGTCGCCGCCATAGCACTTTGCCGTCACGTCCTTGCGCAGGGCCGAGATGGTTTCGCGCGCGATCACCGTGCCGCCAATGGCCGCCTGAATCGGGATCTTGAACATGTGCTTGGGGATGAGGTCTTTCAGCTTTTCGCACAGATCACGCCCGCGCTTTTCGGCGGCGGCGCGATGCACCATCATCGACAGCGCATCGACAGGCTCGCCATTGACCAGCACCGACATTTTGACGAGGTTGCCCTCGCGGTAATCGGACAGGTGATAATCGAACGAGGCATAGCCCTGACTGATGGATTTCAGGCGGTCGTAGAAATCGAACACCACTTCGTTGAGCGGCAGGTCGTAAGTGACCATGGCGCGCTTGCCGACATAGTTGAGATCGATCTGGATGCCGCGCCGATCCTGACACAGTTTCAGGATCGAGCCGAGATAATCATCAGGGGTGAGGATCGTTGCGCGAATCCACGGCTCCTCGATGGAGGCGATCTTCATCACCTCGGGCATGTCAGCGGGGTTGTGCAACTCCTTCTGCGTGCCATCGGTCATGTTGAGCTTGTAGACCACGCTTGGCGCGGTGGCGATGAGATCAAGGTTGAACTCACGCTCCAGCCGTTCCTGAATGATTTCAAGATGCAAAAGCCCAAGGAAGCCGCAGCGGAAACCGAAGCCGAGCGCCGCAGAGCTTTCCATTTCGAAGGAGAACGAGGCATCGTTGAGGCGCAGGCGGCCCATGGCGGCGCGCAAATCCTCAAAGTCAGCCGCATCAACCGGGAAGAGGCCGCAGAACACCACGGGTTGCGCCGGCTTGAAACCGGGCAGGATGCTATCGGTCGGGCGCTTATCCTCGGTGATGGTATCGCCGACGCGGGTGTCGGCCACTTCCTTGATCGAGGCGGTGATGAAGCCGAATTCGCCGGGTCCAAGCTCATCCACAGCCAGCATTTTTGGCGTGAACACGCCTGTACGCTCAACCGGATATTTCGCGCCGGTGCCCATCATGCGGATGGTCTGGCCCTTTTTCAGGACGCCATCAATGATGCGCACGAGAACGATAACGCCGAGATAAGCATCGTACCAGCTATCAACAAGCATGGCTTTGAGCGGCTTGGTGCGGTCGCCTTCGCGCGGCGGCGGCAGCTGGTTGACGATGGCCTCAAGCACATCGGGAATGCCAAGGCCCGTTTTGGCCGAAATCAGCACGGCCTGGCTGGCATCAATGCCGATGACTTCTTCCACCTGCTCGCGGATACGCTCCGGCTCGGCGGCGGGAAGATCGACCTTGTTCAGCACCACGACAATCTCGTGGTTGTTGTCGATGGCCTG encodes:
- a CDS encoding mannitol dehydrogenase family protein — its product is MTVKLSRSALPQLPANVAVPGYDKADLTAGIIHFGIGNFHRAHQAVYLDDLFNAGSDHDWAIIGAGVLASDETMRQKLKEQDWLTTVVEQDSGHRTAHVTGSMIDYLKPGETENTIARLADPKIRIVSLTITEGGYFIDPASGVFNPQHPAIVADAANISDPKTVFGLILAGLIRRRTEGTAPFTVMSCDNIPGNGHVTSDAISGLAALVDADLAEWVKENVAFPNSMVDRITPATSDRERGMLADDFGVEDNWPVFCEPFKQWVLEDHFPTGRPALEKVGVTFVQDVAPYELMKIRILNGGHATIAYPAALMDIHFVHEAMEEPLIRGFLGKLEREEIIPVLPPVPGITFEEYYDLIDRRFSNPKIGDTIQRLCQDGSNRQPKFILPTTADRLRAGQSITGLSLVSALWCRFCEGTTDSGKPTNYLDANAERLKTVAVKAKSDPKAFLAMSDIFGDVGTSPVFVESFSRILKTLWEKGTRETLTLYLADKL
- a CDS encoding L-iditol 2-dehydrogenase, producing MSRLAGKTAFITGSARGIGRAFAEAYLKEGAAHVVIADIDLKRAQETASELGNGAYAVRLDVTDQASIDAAVKETVDTFGGIDILINNAALFDMSPTVEITRASYDKLFAVNFSGTLFTLQAVAKAMIARGKGGKIINMASQAGRRGEALVAIYCATKAAVISLTQSTGQDLIKHRINVNAIAPGVVDGEHWVGVDALFAKYENRPLGEKKRLVGEAVPYGRMGTAEDLTGMAVFLASSDSDYVVAQTYNVDGGNWMN
- a CDS encoding ABC transporter ATP-binding protein; translated protein: MGSITLEKVSKSFGTTSVIPEIDLEINDGEFVVFVGPSGCGKSTLLRMIAGLEDLSGGRIIIDGKDMSSAAPAKRGLSMVFQSYALYPHMTVYGNIAFPLKMDGQEKSAIDKKVKDAAHILNLTNYLDRRPGQLSGGQRQRVAIGRAIVRQPKAFLFDEPLSNLDAALRGNMRLEISDLHHQLKTTMIYVTHDQVEAMTMADKIVVLNAGRIEQVGSPMELYRSPKNVFVAGFIGSPRMNLIEGAEAARHKATTLGVRPEHIRISTTEGAWKGKVGVTEHLGSDTFIHTHVDGIGQVTVRTDGDFDTKHGQPIFLTPDAARLHRFGADGQVI
- a CDS encoding carbohydrate ABC transporter permease, with the translated sequence MARSTTTRSKVIFTVIGWTIGFLIFFPILWTFLTSFKTEGTAIATPPQFLFFDWTLENYHEVQSRSNYFKHFSNSVVISVGSTLIGLALAIPAAWAMAFSPTKRTKDILMWMLSTKMMPSVGVLVPLYLIFRDWGLLDTRIGLVGVLTLINLPIIVWMLYTYFKEIPGEILEAARMDGASLMKEIIYVLTPMAVPGIASTMLLNIILAWNEAFWTLNLTTSNAAPLTQFIASYSSPEGLFWAKLSAASTMAIAPILIMGWFSQKQLVRGLTFGAVK
- a CDS encoding carbohydrate ABC transporter permease, whose protein sequence is MATLQTRATARIMMSPAVILLFLWMIVPLVMTLYFSFLRYNLLMPGTEEFIGFLNYQYFLTDPAFFTALGNTLVLVGGTLLITVIGGIMLALVLDQPFFGQGIVRLLVIAPFFVMPTVSALVWKNMLMHPVNGLFAWIARLFGFQPIDWFAQVPMFSIILIVAWQWLPFATLILLTALQSLDGEQKEAAEMDGAGAISRFIYLVLPHLSRAITVVILIQTIFLLSVFAEILVTTNGGPGIQTTNIPYLIYMQALLQFDVGGASAGGIVAVVLANIVAFFLIRLIGKNLER